A part of Primulina eburnea isolate SZY01 chromosome 10, ASM2296580v1, whole genome shotgun sequence genomic DNA contains:
- the LOC140803236 gene encoding NAP1-related protein 2-like isoform X2 — MGVDKGKKQKLEEVEEGNDGQLHIDEELVLSIEKLQEIQVELEKINEEASDKVLEVEQKYTAMRKPVYDKRNEHIKSIPDFWLTAFMSHPALGELLTENDQKIFKYLGNLEVEESKDVKSGYSITFNFDPNPYFENSVLTKTLTFLEEGTTTITATSIKWKEDLGIPNGVVEEKKGNKRSYAEESFFTWFSETQHKGDMVEIHDEVAEIIKDDLWPNPLTYFINDADEEEFDMDEDDEDDDEEKASVDSEDEDGGEDED, encoded by the exons ATGGGAGTGGACAAAGGGAAGAAGCAGAAATTGGAGGAAGTAGAGGAAGGTAACGACGGCCAGCTGCACATTGATGAGGAGCTGGTTCTATCCATCGAGAAGCTCCAGGAAATTCAAGTGGAGCTTGAAAAA ATCAATGAAGAAGCAAGTGACAAAGTCCTGGAGGTGGAACAGAAGTACACTGCTATGCGCAAGCCCGTTTATGATAAGCGAAATGAGCACATTAAGTCCATTCCTGATTTTTGGTTGACTGCA TTTATGAGTCATCCCGCTCTTGGTGAACTTTTGACTGAAAATGACCAGAAG ATTTTCAAGTACTTGGGCAACCTTGAAGTAGAAGAATCCAAAGATGTGAAATCCGGTTACTCAATAACATTT AATTTCGATCCcaatccttactttgaaaattcTGTGCTTACGAAAACTTTGACCTTTCTTGAGGAGGGAACGACGACAATCACCGCTACATCAATTAAGTGGAAGGAAGACTTG GGCATTCCTAATGGTGTTGTTGAGGAAAAGAAGGGGAACAAGCGATCTTATGCTGAGGAAAG CTTTTTTACTTGGTTTAGCGAGACTCAGCATAAAGGCGATATGGTTGAGATTCATGACGAG GTTGCTGAAATCATCAAGGATGATCTGTGGCCAAATCCCCTCACGTACTTTATCAAT GATGCCGATGAAGAAGAATTTGACATGGATGAGGAtgacgaagatgatgatgag GAAAAGGCCAGTGTCGATTCGGAGGATGAAGATGGTGGCGAAGATGAAGATTGA
- the LOC140803236 gene encoding NAP1-related protein 2-like isoform X1, with product MGVDKGKKQKLEEVEEGNDGQLHIDEELVLSIEKLQEIQVELEKINEEASDKVLEVEQKYTAMRKPVYDKRNEHIKSIPDFWLTAFMSHPALGELLTENDQKIFKYLGNLEVEESKDVKSGYSITFNFDPNPYFENSVLTKTLTFLEEGTTTITATSIKWKEDLGIPNGVVEEKKGNKRSYAEESFFTWFSETQHKGDMVEIHDEQVAEIIKDDLWPNPLTYFINDADEEEFDMDEDDEDDDEEKASVDSEDEDGGEDED from the exons ATGGGAGTGGACAAAGGGAAGAAGCAGAAATTGGAGGAAGTAGAGGAAGGTAACGACGGCCAGCTGCACATTGATGAGGAGCTGGTTCTATCCATCGAGAAGCTCCAGGAAATTCAAGTGGAGCTTGAAAAA ATCAATGAAGAAGCAAGTGACAAAGTCCTGGAGGTGGAACAGAAGTACACTGCTATGCGCAAGCCCGTTTATGATAAGCGAAATGAGCACATTAAGTCCATTCCTGATTTTTGGTTGACTGCA TTTATGAGTCATCCCGCTCTTGGTGAACTTTTGACTGAAAATGACCAGAAG ATTTTCAAGTACTTGGGCAACCTTGAAGTAGAAGAATCCAAAGATGTGAAATCCGGTTACTCAATAACATTT AATTTCGATCCcaatccttactttgaaaattcTGTGCTTACGAAAACTTTGACCTTTCTTGAGGAGGGAACGACGACAATCACCGCTACATCAATTAAGTGGAAGGAAGACTTG GGCATTCCTAATGGTGTTGTTGAGGAAAAGAAGGGGAACAAGCGATCTTATGCTGAGGAAAG CTTTTTTACTTGGTTTAGCGAGACTCAGCATAAAGGCGATATGGTTGAGATTCATGACGAG CAGGTTGCTGAAATCATCAAGGATGATCTGTGGCCAAATCCCCTCACGTACTTTATCAAT GATGCCGATGAAGAAGAATTTGACATGGATGAGGAtgacgaagatgatgatgag GAAAAGGCCAGTGTCGATTCGGAGGATGAAGATGGTGGCGAAGATGAAGATTGA